A single region of the Deltaproteobacteria bacterium genome encodes:
- a CDS encoding MBL fold metallo-hydrolase: protein MATVTEIAPDVYRISIYVRDFDLQFNHFVVRDEEPLIYHTGMRKMFPELYEAVSKLLDPKTIRYISWSHFEVDECGALNEWLEAAPLAEPVCSVVGALVNISDFANRPPRGLQKEDVLTTGKYRFRFISTPHLPHGWDAGSLFEETNATLFCSDLFHQTGKVEPVTESDEILERTRKAITDYQTGPLMDYLPYTANTKRLLHELAGLKPKTLAIMHGSSFNGNCERLLHGLDPVLKEAFGN from the coding sequence ATGGCTACAGTGACCGAAATTGCCCCGGATGTGTATCGCATATCCATATATGTTAGGGACTTTGACTTGCAATTTAACCATTTTGTTGTCAGAGATGAGGAACCGCTGATTTATCACACCGGTATGCGAAAGATGTTCCCCGAACTGTACGAGGCTGTATCGAAACTGCTTGATCCAAAAACTATACGCTATATAAGCTGGAGTCATTTTGAGGTTGACGAGTGCGGCGCCCTTAATGAATGGCTGGAGGCAGCACCTTTGGCAGAACCGGTCTGCAGTGTGGTTGGGGCTCTTGTCAACATTAGCGATTTTGCAAATCGGCCGCCGCGGGGCCTCCAGAAAGAAGATGTGCTCACCACCGGGAAATATCGCTTCCGATTTATTTCAACCCCTCACTTGCCACATGGGTGGGACGCAGGATCGCTGTTTGAAGAAACAAACGCCACTTTGTTCTGCTCCGACCTTTTTCATCAAACTGGCAAAGTGGAGCCTGTCACGGAGTCCGATGAAATCCTTGAGCGGACGCGGAAGGCTATAACTGACTATCAGACGGGACCGCTGATGGACTATCTGCCTTACACTGCAAACACAAAACGACTATTGCACGAGCTTGCCGGTCTTAAACCCAAAACGCTTGCAATTATGCATGGGTCCAGCTTTAATGGCAATTGTGAACGTTTGCTACATGGGCTGGACCCGGTGCTCAAAGAGGCGTTCGGCAACTAA
- a CDS encoding NADH-quinone oxidoreductase subunit N, producing MDLSEVFKSTLLIGPEISLVIAGLILIVLDPVTKGSPKRNLFLIALAGLGVAFVLNLKRFGADESAFMGALALDQFAAYFNVIFLLGAFLAVLLSKDYLSGFIHYSNEFYALILFSTSGMMILASAQEFMSLFLGFEIMSISVYVLSAFNRRSARSTEAGIKYLILGGFSSAILLYGIALLYGASGSVYLTQILKSFDPSSPLFIAGGALVLVGFIFKIGAFPLHQWVPDVYEGAPMTATAFMSVGVKAAAFAILLRVIFEGFYQMQASIMPVLWVVAVFTMIIGNVAAIAQKSIKRMLAYSSIAHAGYALVGVVAAYGGEELGAGSVIYYLFAYTFMNLGAFGVLAYLSREGRECETFEDIAGLWGRRPYVALALGIFMFSLAGIPPTIGFFAKYRVFLSAVHAGFYWLAVIGILSSVISAYYYLRVLVYAYMKEETRTFPSFKIASSFALIVLSVGTLVLGVFPFDSWDLAIEAASSVLLAFHGG from the coding sequence ATGGATTTAAGCGAGGTTTTTAAGAGCACTCTTCTGATAGGACCGGAAATTTCACTCGTTATAGCGGGATTAATATTAATCGTTCTCGACCCCGTTACAAAGGGATCTCCAAAAAGAAACCTCTTCTTGATTGCGCTCGCCGGGCTCGGGGTCGCATTCGTACTTAACCTGAAGAGGTTCGGAGCGGACGAATCCGCGTTTATGGGCGCTCTGGCGCTCGATCAGTTCGCCGCCTACTTCAACGTTATCTTTCTCCTGGGCGCATTCCTCGCTGTATTGCTGTCGAAAGACTACCTTTCGGGATTTATACATTATTCAAACGAGTTTTACGCGCTTATACTGTTTTCCACTTCAGGGATGATGATCCTCGCTTCCGCTCAGGAATTCATGTCCCTTTTCCTCGGTTTTGAAATCATGTCCATATCGGTTTATGTACTCTCGGCCTTCAACCGGAGATCGGCGCGCTCGACCGAGGCGGGAATCAAATATCTTATTCTGGGAGGATTTTCATCCGCCATATTGCTTTACGGTATTGCGCTTCTTTACGGGGCTTCGGGCTCTGTATACCTCACTCAGATCTTAAAAAGCTTCGATCCGTCGAGCCCCCTTTTCATTGCCGGGGGCGCGCTTGTGCTCGTAGGGTTTATTTTCAAAATAGGGGCGTTTCCCCTTCATCAATGGGTGCCTGACGTATATGAAGGAGCGCCGATGACGGCGACGGCCTTTATGTCGGTGGGGGTCAAGGCGGCGGCGTTCGCAATACTTCTGAGGGTGATTTTCGAGGGGTTTTATCAGATGCAGGCAAGCATAATGCCAGTTCTCTGGGTCGTGGCTGTTTTTACAATGATTATCGGAAACGTAGCCGCCATAGCGCAAAAAAGCATCAAGCGTATGCTCGCGTACTCGAGCATAGCTCACGCCGGATACGCACTCGTAGGCGTGGTGGCCGCATACGGCGGAGAGGAGCTCGGCGCAGGAAGCGTGATTTACTACCTTTTCGCCTATACGTTTATGAACCTCGGGGCTTTCGGGGTGCTGGCCTATCTTTCGAGGGAAGGCAGGGAATGCGAGACTTTCGAGGATATAGCCGGTCTCTGGGGAAGAAGGCCGTATGTCGCCCTGGCTCTTGGAATATTTATGTTCTCCCTTGCCGGCATTCCTCCGACTATAGGGTTTTTCGCCAAGTACAGGGTCTTTCTTTCCGCTGTGCATGCCGGTTTTTACTGGCTCGCCGTAATCGGTATACTGAGCAGCGTTATCTCCGCATATTACTATCTCAGGGTTCTCGTCTACGCCTACATGAAGGAGGAGACAAGGACGTTCCCTTCTTTCAAGATAGCGTCCTCATTTGCGTTAATCGTTTTATCTGTTGGAACGCTGGTGCTGGGAGTATTTCCCTTCGACTCCTGGGACCTGGCAATAGAGGCGGCAAGCTCCGTGCTTCTCGCCTTCCACGGCGGGTGA
- the moeB gene encoding molybdopterin-synthase adenylyltransferase MoeB, producing MELKEDQIYRYSRHILLPEIGGEGQARLLRARVFCLGVGGLGSPIALYLAAAGVGKIGIADSDRVDISNLHRQVLHYTEDIGKPKTDSAREKLEKLNPDVDIVVYNDPISKNNIRNIIRDYDIIIDGSDNFPTRYLLNDVCYFERKTLVSGAIFQFEGQVSVFKPYAGGACYRCLYPEIPPEGMMPSCQEAGILGAVAGTIGTLQAVEALKQILRIGEPLVDRLLIFNALDMSFNTVNVKRDPGCRLCGENPSINEVEEYTQYDCEL from the coding sequence GTGGAATTAAAAGAAGATCAGATATACAGATACAGCAGGCATATTCTTCTCCCTGAGATCGGAGGCGAGGGGCAGGCGCGTCTTCTGAGAGCGAGGGTTTTCTGTCTGGGGGTGGGCGGTCTGGGTTCTCCTATAGCCCTGTATCTGGCAGCTGCCGGTGTCGGTAAAATCGGAATAGCCGACTCCGACAGAGTCGATATTTCAAACCTCCACAGGCAGGTTCTCCATTATACGGAGGATATAGGCAAGCCCAAGACGGATTCGGCAAGGGAAAAACTCGAAAAATTAAACCCGGACGTTGACATCGTTGTTTACAACGACCCGATTTCAAAGAACAACATCAGGAACATAATCAGGGACTATGATATTATCATAGACGGATCGGATAATTTCCCGACGCGCTATCTCTTAAACGATGTATGTTACTTCGAGAGAAAGACACTTGTTTCAGGCGCTATTTTTCAGTTCGAGGGGCAGGTGTCAGTTTTCAAGCCCTATGCCGGGGGAGCGTGTTACAGGTGCCTTTATCCGGAGATACCGCCCGAGGGAATGATGCCGAGCTGTCAGGAAGCGGGCATTCTCGGCGCGGTCGCGGGGACTATAGGGACGCTTCAGGCAGTGGAAGCCTTAAAACAGATACTCAGGATTGGAGAGCCGCTCGTTGACCGCCTGCTCATATTCAATGCTCTTGATATGTCCTTTAACACGGTAAATGTAAAGAGGGACCCCGGGTGCCGTCTATGCGGTGAGAACCCCTCAATTAATGAAGTAGAGGAATACACACAGTACGACTGTGAATTGTGA
- a CDS encoding M67 family metallopeptidase, producing the protein MVVKMARSAHSGIIKHAESGFPHEVCGVLIGADGKITDYRECKNLNTQRAHDRYDLDPESFKEADEWARANGMEILGIYHSHPDHPSLPSETDRQRAWPEWVYMIFSINGGKYNDARAWVLEDFDSHFNEAAVELIED; encoded by the coding sequence ATGGTGGTAAAAATGGCCCGGTCAGCGCACAGCGGAATAATTAAACACGCCGAATCGGGGTTCCCTCACGAGGTTTGCGGGGTTCTTATCGGCGCCGACGGGAAAATTACCGACTATAGGGAGTGCAAAAATCTGAATACCCAAAGGGCGCACGATAGATATGACCTTGACCCCGAATCTTTCAAGGAAGCGGACGAGTGGGCCAGAGCCAACGGTATGGAAATTCTGGGGATATACCATTCTCACCCGGATCACCCTTCGCTGCCCTCTGAAACGGACCGTCAAAGGGCATGGCCCGAGTGGGTGTATATGATTTTTTCGATAAACGGCGGAAAGTATAACGACGCGAGGGCCTGGGTGCTCGAGGATTTCGATTCGCATTTTAACGAAGCGGCGGTAGAATTAATAGAGGATTAA
- a CDS encoding cysteine synthase family protein: protein MNLSLARKNTLDSRLKTAGSVTELVGGTPLIKLAHITEGLSPDVGVYAKAEWFNPGGSVKDRPALWMIMDGIRSGELTRDKILMDSSSGNTAIAYAMIGAALGYEVELVTPLNINIERKKTLQAFGAKIIYSDPLEGSDGAIRLARKLKKENPEKYFMPDQYNNPENPRAHYETTAVEIWEQTQGRVTHFIAGLGTSGTFMGTSRRLKELNPDVRAIAVEPAEALHGLEGMKHMPTSIVPGIYDSGYPDELVRVTTEDAYHMMKGLLKKEGIFIGHSGGAVAYATLEYAKKLKEGVLVTVFPDGGYRYLSGGIWW, encoded by the coding sequence ATGAATTTATCCCTGGCAAGAAAAAATACCCTGGATAGCAGGCTAAAAACGGCGGGCTCGGTAACCGAGCTCGTCGGTGGTACTCCGCTCATCAAATTAGCCCATATCACCGAAGGCCTGAGTCCTGATGTCGGGGTTTACGCCAAAGCCGAGTGGTTTAATCCTGGGGGGTCGGTCAAGGACAGGCCTGCTCTGTGGATGATAATGGACGGCATTCGCTCGGGGGAGCTTACCCGCGATAAAATACTGATGGATTCTTCCTCCGGAAACACAGCGATTGCCTACGCAATGATAGGAGCCGCTCTCGGTTACGAGGTCGAGCTCGTTACGCCGCTTAATATCAACATCGAAAGAAAAAAGACTCTTCAGGCATTCGGGGCGAAAATAATTTATTCAGACCCTCTGGAGGGCTCGGACGGCGCTATTCGCCTCGCCAGAAAGCTTAAGAAGGAAAATCCCGAAAAATACTTTATGCCGGATCAGTATAACAATCCTGAGAACCCTAGAGCTCACTATGAAACGACCGCCGTGGAAATCTGGGAGCAGACGCAGGGCCGGGTGACGCATTTCATTGCGGGGCTCGGAACAAGCGGAACATTCATGGGGACTTCGAGAAGGCTTAAAGAGCTTAACCCCGATGTAAGGGCCATAGCTGTCGAGCCTGCTGAGGCGCTTCACGGGCTTGAGGGGATGAAACATATGCCGACCTCGATCGTGCCGGGAATTTACGATTCGGGATATCCCGATGAATTGGTCAGGGTTACAACGGAAGATGCCTATCATATGATGAAGGGACTTCTCAAGAAGGAAGGGATTTTCATAGGGCACTCGGGGGGGGCGGTAGCCTATGCGACTCTGGAATATGCGAAAAAGCTCAAGGAAGGGGTACTTGTAACCGTTTTCCCCGACGGCGGTTACAGGTACTTAAGCGGGGGCATATGGTGGTAA
- a CDS encoding sulfurtransferase TusA family protein, with translation METQKIDNQIDITQEICPMTFVKTKLKLETMSSGQVLEVTLREGEPLTNVPKSVIAEGHKILDIRQEGDFYKLFIERR, from the coding sequence ATGGAAACACAGAAAATCGATAATCAGATAGACATCACTCAAGAGATTTGTCCCATGACGTTCGTAAAAACCAAGCTCAAGCTTGAAACCATGTCTTCGGGTCAGGTACTTGAAGTGACTCTGAGAGAAGGAGAGCCTCTTACGAATGTCCCCAAGAGCGTAATTGCCGAGGGGCATAAGATACTCGATATCCGCCAGGAAGGGGACTTTTACAAACTTTTTATTGAGCGCCGCTGA
- the purQ gene encoding phosphoribosylformylglycinamidine synthase I gives MFNFGVVVFPGSNCDHDCYHVLKHVLRQGCEFVWHENIDLGRFDCIVLPGGFSYGDYLRTGSIASLSPIMESVKNYASRGGPVIGICNGFQVLVEAGLLPGAFMRNSSLKFVCRWVNIRVENNDTVFTGNLKIGDVLRVPVAHGEGNYFCTEDDLLTENTQIVFKYCDAEGGTTPESNPNGSVQNIAGICNKAGNVLGMMPHPERCAEELLSGTDGRLIFESVISWLAQNEKAQSQA, from the coding sequence ATGTTTAACTTCGGAGTCGTGGTATTCCCCGGGTCCAACTGTGATCACGACTGCTATCATGTTTTGAAGCATGTTCTACGCCAGGGCTGTGAATTCGTCTGGCACGAGAATATCGATCTTGGCAGGTTCGACTGCATCGTGCTGCCGGGCGGTTTTTCCTACGGCGATTATCTGAGGACGGGCTCGATAGCAAGCCTGTCCCCGATTATGGAATCCGTTAAAAATTACGCTTCACGCGGAGGTCCCGTGATAGGTATATGTAACGGTTTCCAGGTCCTTGTTGAAGCGGGTCTTCTCCCGGGGGCTTTTATGAGAAACTCTTCGCTCAAGTTCGTATGCAGATGGGTTAATATCAGAGTCGAGAATAATGACACTGTGTTTACGGGTAATCTGAAGATTGGAGACGTTCTCAGAGTTCCGGTCGCTCACGGGGAAGGAAATTACTTCTGCACTGAGGACGACCTGCTTACGGAAAATACGCAAATCGTGTTCAAATACTGCGACGCAGAAGGCGGAACGACACCTGAGTCCAATCCTAACGGTTCCGTCCAAAATATTGCGGGAATCTGCAACAAAGCGGGCAATGTGCTGGGTATGATGCCTCATCCCGAGAGGTGCGCTGAAGAGCTGCTTTCGGGTACGGACGGAAGACTGATATTCGAATCCGTTATATCCTGGCTCGCGCAAAACGAGAAAGCACAGAGCCAGGCATAG
- the purS gene encoding phosphoribosylformylglycinamidine synthase subunit PurS: MKEYKVKVEVKLKPVVLDPQGKSVLMALNNLGYGEVEDARIGKLIELRVKDTSAEGARERVNDMCVKLLSNPVIEEFDIEVEE; the protein is encoded by the coding sequence ATGAAAGAATACAAAGTAAAAGTGGAAGTAAAATTAAAACCTGTCGTACTTGATCCGCAGGGAAAATCCGTACTTATGGCTTTAAACAATCTCGGTTACGGCGAAGTCGAGGACGCGAGGATAGGAAAGCTCATTGAGCTAAGAGTAAAAGACACAAGCGCCGAGGGCGCAAGAGAGCGGGTCAACGATATGTGCGTGAAGCTCCTTTCAAATCCTGTGATCGAGGAATTTGACATAGAGGTTGAGGAGTAA
- a CDS encoding ParB/RepB/Spo0J family partition protein produces MKKATLGRGLDALIPKENKQQGLTLVGINEIKPNFLQPRKEFDDESIAELSASIKEKGILQPLVVRQTVNGYEIIAGERRWRAAQRAGMARVPVIIKDVSDREALELALIENLQREDLNPIEEANAYQHLIEEFGLTHEEVSSQIGKDRSTITNQLRLLKLPEDAKSALINGEITAGHARAILSVESSSDASFVLAAIRERQLSVRNTESLIQKMSGKKTAEAVSGIENPYVKQLSDDIKKALSTQVRIIYKNGKGKIEIEYYSEDELERIAGYLLGNK; encoded by the coding sequence TTGAAAAAAGCTACTTTGGGTAGAGGGCTGGACGCTCTGATACCGAAAGAGAACAAGCAGCAGGGCTTGACCCTTGTCGGCATAAACGAAATCAAACCTAACTTTCTCCAGCCCAGAAAAGAATTCGACGATGAATCTATCGCCGAGTTATCGGCTTCTATAAAGGAAAAGGGGATTCTTCAGCCTCTCGTTGTGAGACAGACTGTCAACGGCTATGAGATTATAGCGGGAGAGAGGAGGTGGAGAGCCGCACAGAGGGCGGGTATGGCAAGAGTGCCTGTCATTATTAAAGATGTATCCGACAGGGAGGCGCTCGAGCTTGCCCTGATAGAGAACCTGCAGCGTGAAGATTTGAATCCTATAGAAGAAGCCAATGCTTATCAACATCTTATAGAGGAGTTTGGATTGACTCACGAAGAGGTCTCCTCACAGATCGGAAAAGACAGGTCGACTATTACAAATCAACTCAGGCTTTTAAAACTTCCGGAGGACGCGAAGAGCGCTCTTATAAACGGAGAGATTACCGCCGGACACGCGCGCGCCATACTGAGTGTGGAATCATCTTCCGACGCGAGCTTCGTGCTTGCCGCAATACGAGAGCGGCAGCTTTCTGTAAGAAACACTGAAAGCCTGATTCAGAAAATGTCCGGAAAGAAAACGGCGGAAGCCGTATCCGGGATAGAAAACCCTTACGTAAAGCAATTAAGCGATGATATAAAAAAGGCCCTCAGCACTCAGGTCCGAATTATATATAAAAACGGCAAGGGGAAGATTGAAATAGAGTATTACTCTGAGGATGAGCTTGAGAGAATCGCGGGGTATTTGCTCGGAAATAAATAA
- a CDS encoding AAA family ATPase, translating to MGKVICVANQKGGVGKTTTVINLAASLAAAQKRTMFIDFDPQANATSGVGIDKEEVGQSIYDAIIGDTNIKDIALEVEPESLKGYLTVVPANPDLTGAEVELIHLENREWRLKQAINNVVHEYDYIFIDCPPSLSLLTVNALTAADSVLIPVQCEYFALEGLGQLKRTISLIRQRLNPELGVEGYLLTMFDSRNKICHMVANELRTYFNEEVFETVIFRNVKLAESPSFGKPILLYDIKSTGAEGYISLAHELVVKNGGERIEKSYFG from the coding sequence ATGGGAAAGGTAATCTGTGTCGCAAATCAAAAGGGCGGGGTGGGAAAAACAACAACGGTTATAAATCTTGCCGCTTCTCTTGCAGCAGCGCAAAAACGAACAATGTTCATTGACTTCGACCCCCAGGCTAACGCAACAAGCGGGGTGGGCATTGATAAAGAGGAAGTCGGGCAAAGTATTTACGATGCGATTATCGGGGATACGAATATAAAGGATATAGCGCTTGAGGTAGAACCCGAATCCTTGAAAGGTTATCTTACGGTTGTACCCGCTAATCCGGACCTGACCGGGGCCGAGGTCGAGCTGATACATCTTGAGAACAGAGAATGGAGACTCAAGCAGGCGATCAATAACGTGGTACATGAATATGATTATATATTTATAGATTGCCCTCCTTCGCTGAGCCTGTTGACCGTGAATGCGCTCACTGCCGCCGATTCGGTTCTGATTCCGGTCCAGTGCGAGTATTTTGCCCTTGAAGGTCTGGGCCAGCTGAAAAGAACGATCTCTCTGATCAGGCAAAGGTTAAATCCCGAGCTCGGTGTTGAGGGTTATTTGCTGACCATGTTCGATTCAAGAAACAAAATCTGCCATATGGTAGCTAATGAGTTAAGGACCTACTTTAACGAGGAAGTGTTTGAGACGGTAATCTTCAGAAATGTAAAACTTGCCGAATCACCGAGCTTCGGGAAACCGATATTGCTTTACGATATAAAATCTACCGGGGCGGAAGGCTATATTTCACTCGCGCATGAGTTAGTTGTGAAAAACGGAGGGGAGAGAATTGAAAAAAGCTACTTTGGGTAG
- a CDS encoding M23 family metallopeptidase has translation MDKHNLTVMLITPGSKGPKALHFKKSHLKIALFTITILTIASLSSFIATYTFYKDSESKTQSVKKLAKTINSLSHNLSENKQTEASLRVRLKDIETKLLEMQEMLDKKGIKKKLAVGGEFIPVDRLSVSYVDYMKKDIDELFNTMKTLPVGSPLQGKINSGFGYRKDPFKSRVGFHSGIDIDANLGDPIVATADGTVKKAGWQSSYGKTIVIRHKDGFETIYAHLSKITVEEGQQIKVGEVIGKAGSTGRSSGTHLHYEVIRDGKKVNPTNFLSLK, from the coding sequence ATGGATAAGCATAACCTTACTGTAATGTTGATTACCCCCGGTAGTAAAGGTCCCAAAGCACTTCACTTTAAAAAATCCCATTTGAAAATAGCCCTTTTTACAATAACGATTTTAACAATAGCTTCCTTATCTTCTTTCATCGCCACCTATACGTTCTACAAGGATTCCGAATCCAAGACTCAATCTGTAAAAAAACTTGCGAAAACCATTAACTCGCTGAGTCATAACCTGAGTGAAAACAAGCAAACCGAAGCCAGTCTCAGGGTTAGATTGAAGGATATTGAAACGAAGTTGCTCGAAATGCAGGAAATGCTGGACAAAAAAGGCATTAAGAAAAAATTGGCTGTGGGAGGGGAATTTATCCCCGTGGATAGATTGAGCGTCTCCTATGTAGATTACATGAAAAAGGATATAGACGAATTATTTAACACCATGAAAACCCTCCCTGTGGGCTCCCCGCTACAGGGGAAAATAAACTCCGGCTTCGGGTACAGAAAGGACCCTTTTAAATCACGGGTAGGTTTTCATTCAGGAATTGATATAGACGCGAACCTTGGCGACCCGATTGTAGCTACGGCGGACGGCACGGTAAAAAAGGCCGGCTGGCAGAGTAGTTACGGAAAAACAATAGTAATAAGACATAAAGACGGTTTCGAAACCATATACGCACATTTATCCAAAATCACCGTGGAGGAAGGACAACAAATAAAAGTCGGAGAGGTAATCGGGAAAGCAGGCTCAACAGGGCGCTCAAGCGGCACACATTTGCACTATGAGGTGATCAGAGACGGGAAGAAAGTAAACCCGACCAACTTTCTATCGCTAAAATAA
- a CDS encoding polymer-forming cytoskeletal protein: MFGRQKGGKPSKSDVKPITTSIGEECIFEGNILTTSPTRIDGTLKGKISGDNSIIVGERGNVLGEIKALATIVFGKVEGIIESEKLEIKSTGTVTGDIFINTLIVEDGGTYNGRCAMEASIDNLMAKSNVNSSKEFPAGTINLEVKQK, translated from the coding sequence ATGTTCGGAAGGCAAAAGGGCGGAAAGCCCTCAAAATCCGACGTCAAACCCATCACGACGTCTATCGGTGAGGAGTGTATATTCGAAGGCAACATCTTAACCACATCACCAACCAGAATAGACGGGACCTTAAAAGGTAAAATATCAGGAGATAACAGCATTATCGTGGGAGAGCGCGGCAATGTTCTCGGCGAAATTAAAGCGCTTGCAACTATAGTGTTCGGAAAGGTAGAGGGTATAATAGAATCCGAAAAACTCGAGATAAAAAGTACGGGCACAGTTACGGGAGACATATTCATAAACACGTTGATAGTTGAGGACGGAGGGACTTATAACGGAAGGTGCGCCATGGAAGCGAGCATTGATAATCTCATGGCAAAATCTAATGTAAATAGCTCAAAAGAATTTCCCGCCGGTACGATAAACCTGGAAGTAAAACAAAAATAA
- a CDS encoding copper chaperone PCu(A)C, with protein MEKVLISMMLVFLTAGFSHAENRIAIKDAWVREVPPASSITAVYFTIENQGNEDDKLVDVSSEISGSAEIHVTTVDDKSVAKMEMKKEIDIPKGETIELKPGGAHIMLIDLKEPLTDKNEIDLDLTFAKAGDVEIKAVVLGIDDDHGKHNHH; from the coding sequence ATGGAAAAAGTTCTTATATCGATGATGTTAGTATTCTTGACCGCGGGTTTTTCTCATGCAGAAAACAGGATAGCCATTAAGGATGCGTGGGTGAGGGAAGTTCCCCCCGCGTCAAGCATTACAGCCGTATATTTTACTATCGAAAATCAGGGGAATGAGGATGATAAGCTCGTCGACGTGTCTTCTGAAATATCGGGGAGTGCTGAAATTCATGTTACAACGGTTGACGATAAAAGCGTAGCAAAAATGGAGATGAAGAAGGAAATCGATATCCCCAAAGGTGAGACCATAGAGTTAAAACCCGGGGGCGCTCATATTATGTTGATTGATCTCAAAGAGCCTTTAACGGATAAAAATGAAATTGATCTTGATTTAACTTTTGCGAAAGCGGGTGATGTTGAGATTAAGGCGGTGGTTCTGGGAATTGATGACGATCACGGAAAACACAATCATCACTAA
- a CDS encoding SCO family protein, whose translation MKRNKILIISLTVLLLILIGWGVILYKIYDIKGKSDFYGHSFEREAPEFTLTDQNGSKVSLSDFKGKLVLLFFGYTHCPDICPVTMSTLNSMVDQLGEDKDEVQVLFITIDPERDDQEALRNYVPYFNESFIGLTGTPEEIELVAKSFGAFYMKEESDSTSGYLMGHTSSIYLIDPNGMIILRYPQAKMDPEEIAKDVKRIL comes from the coding sequence ATGAAAAGAAATAAAATACTCATAATTTCGCTCACGGTGCTGCTGCTAATATTGATAGGCTGGGGAGTCATACTCTACAAGATATATGATATAAAGGGTAAATCGGATTTCTACGGCCATTCTTTTGAACGGGAAGCGCCTGAATTCACGCTTACCGATCAGAACGGCTCGAAAGTAAGCCTCAGTGATTTCAAAGGGAAGCTTGTTTTACTGTTCTTCGGATATACCCACTGCCCGGATATCTGTCCGGTCACCATGTCCACTTTAAACAGCATGGTGGATCAGTTGGGTGAGGATAAGGACGAGGTGCAGGTTCTTTTTATCACCATAGACCCGGAAAGGGATGATCAGGAGGCGCTCAGGAATTATGTTCCCTATTTCAACGAAAGCTTCATCGGGCTTACGGGCACACCCGAGGAAATTGAGCTAGTCGCTAAGTCCTTCGGCGCATTTTATATGAAAGAGGAAAGTGATTCGACTTCGGGGTACCTCATGGGACATACATCATCGATTTATCTGATTGACCCTAACGGAATGATAATATTGAGATACCCTCAGGCCAAGATGGACCCTGAGGAGATAGCGAAGGATGTAAAAAGGATTCTGTAA